From a region of the Sesamum indicum cultivar Zhongzhi No. 13 linkage group LG3, S_indicum_v1.0, whole genome shotgun sequence genome:
- the LOC105158729 gene encoding acetylajmalan esterase, translating into MLLKYLSNLIFAFSISILMCFSLCGVSQTIRCPIQSLYQFGDSISDTGNAIRIVPLLAASRRPYGETFPGKPTGRWSDGRLIIDYIAMTLGLPLLNPYLDKTASFNNGVNFAVASATALDPSFYLVRGIINPPLPALASQLSWFKTYIRSICSTPTDCADKLNGSLFFVGEFGYNDIYYPYTQGRSVQEIQTYVPLVNQLIINSTRELIQLGVSQVVVPGNFPLGCFPTFLVVAGRNRSTAYDDFGCVKSVNDLTSYENDDRQRALNSLRMEFPNTVILYADYYNAFLSLLRQATTFGFDTENLLTPCCGDDGVYNALLPTFCGGLGVPVCSNPNARIHWDGIHLTQEAYRRMSEIIIRNLGINCTQ; encoded by the exons ATGCTGCTCAAATACTtatccaatttgatttttgctttttctatATCCATACTTATGTGCTTTTCACTTTGTGGTGTATCTCAAACAATAAGATGTCCAATTCAATCTTTATATCAGTTTGGAGACTCAATATCTGATACGGGTAATGCAATTCGAATTGTCCCTCTACTCGCAGCTAGTCGTCGACCTTACGGCGAAACATTTCCTGGCAAACCTACCGGCCGTTGGTCAGATGGCCGTCTTATAATAGATTATATAG CCATGACTCTTGGGCTTCCACTACTAAACCCTTACTTGGACAAGACTGCTTCATTCAACAACGGAGTGAATTTCGCGGTGGCGTCAGCTACAGCACTTGACCCTTCATTTTATTTGGTGAGGGGGATCATCAATCCACCCTTACCCGCTCTTGCTTCTCAATTAAGCTGGTTTAAGACATATATCAGATCCATTTGTTCCACTCCAACAG ATTGTGCTGATAAGCTAAACGGATCTCTTTTCTTTGTTGGCGAATTTGGATACAACGACATCTACTATCCATATACCCAAGGCAGATCCGTTCAAGAGATCCAGACTTATGTACCTTTAGTGAATCAACTCATTATCAATTCCACCAGA GAGTTGATTCAACTTGGTGTTTCCCAAGTTGTAGTTCCTGGAAACTTTCCCCTCGGATGCTTCCCTACTTTTCTGGTTGTCGCCGGGAGGAACCGTTCGACGGCCTACGATGATTTTGGATGCGTGAAGAGTGTGAATGATCTTACAAGTTACGAAAATGATGATCGACAAAGAGCTCTGAACTCTCTTAGAATGGAATTTCCTAATACCGTCATACTCTATGCGGACTACTACAATGCTTTTCTGTCACTTCTTCGTCAAGCAACCACTTTTG GGTTTGATACTGAAAACTTGCTGACACCTTGTTGTGGAGATGATGGTGTGTATAATGCTCTTCTTCCGACGTTTTGTGGAGGTTTGGGTGTGCCTGTATGCTCTAATCCAAATGCCCGAATACATTGGGATGGCATACATCTGACGCAAGAGGCTTATCGTCGTATGTCTGAGATTATCATTAGAAACTTGGGGATCAACTGCACTCAATAA
- the LOC105158730 gene encoding GDSL esterase/lipase At5g03980-like: protein MNKILSIKELIQLGVSQVVVPGNFPLGCFPTFLSVARKNRSTAYDDFGCVESLNDLTSYENDELQRALDSLRMEFPNTVILYADYYNAFLSLLRQATTFGFDTEKLLTPCCGDDGVYDLTLPTFCGGVGVPVCSNPNVRIHWDGIHLTQEAYRRMSEIIIGNLGINCTQ, encoded by the exons atgaacaaaatacTTTCTATAAAGGAGTTGATTCAACTTGGTGTTTCCCAAGTTGTAGTTCCTGGAAACTTTCCCCTCGGATGCTTCCCTACTTTTCTGAGTGTCGCCAGGAAGAACCGCTCGACGGCCTACGATGATTTTGGGTGCGTGGAGAGTTTGAATGATCTTACAAGTTACGAAAATGATGAGCTGCAAAGAGCTCTGGACTCTCTTAGAATGGAATTCCCTAATACCGTCATACTCTATGCGGACTACTACAATGCTTTTCTATCACTTCTTCGTCAAGCAACCACTTTTG GGTTTGATACTGAAAAGTTGCTGACACCTTGTTGTGGAGATGATGGTGTGTATGATCTTACACTTCCGACGTTTTGTGGAGGTGTGGGTGTGCCTGTATGCTCTAATCCAAATGTCCGAATACATTGGGATGGCATACATCTGACGCAAGAGGCTTATCGTCGTATGTCTGAAATTATCATTGGAAATTTGGGGATCAACTGCACTCAGTAA
- the LOC105158658 gene encoding heat stress transcription factor A-5, which produces MDGGISGGTAAGGGASPAPFLLKTYEMVDDKTTDAIVSWSGSKKSFVVWNPPEFARVLLPSYFKHNNFSSFIRQLNTYGFRKIDPERWEFANEDFVKDQKHLLKNIHRRKPIHSHSQPQGSIDPERAAFEEEIDKLSREKTLLEGNVLGFKEQQSAAKVQLEKLTQRIGSMEQRQERLLSFLENAVQNPEFVERLSQKLESMDFSAYSKKRRLPEANHVQSIQDNVLVDNQSSSRPDFGSMSHQDFCNKLRLELSPAVSDVNLLSHSTQSSNEDGVSPQRRIEGWSKDVHVRTAGFLCPPETLELSDTGASLNLNMDSSLSCKVGPESPKLHSLQRSLTSNDEGDDHLSCLLNLTLASSPLELNRGQNFDGMPLSSQEHCTVSRLNGSGDKVVHRASSKDRTPSDDTQTLSSSPDVHNNKQGPATVQNRVNDVFWEQFLTERPGCSDTEEASSNFRGNPYDEQERKPVKGIARNTKGMEHLTL; this is translated from the exons ATGGACGGAGGGATTTCCGGAGGCACAGCCGCAGGCGGCGGAGCTAGCCCTGCGCCGTTCCTCTTAAAGACGTATGAGATGGTAGATGATAAGACGACGGATGCCATCGTATCCTGGAGTGGCAGCAAGAAGAGCTTCGTGGTGTGGAACCCCCCGGAATTCGCCCGCGTCCTCCTCCCTTCTTACTTTAAGCACAATAACTTCTCCAGCTTCATCCGGCAGCTCAACACCTAC GGATTTCGGAAGATTGACCCAGAAAGATGGGAATTTGCTAATGAAGATTTTGTGAAAGATCAAAAGCATCTTCTTAAGAATATTCATCGTAGAAAGCCTATTCATAGCCACAGTCAGCCTCAAGGGTCAATCGATCCTGAAAGAGCGGCATTTgaggaagaaattgataagCTGTCACGTGAGAAGACCCTTCTTGAAGGAAATGTGTTAGGGTTCAAGGAGCAGCAGTCTGCAGCAAAGGTACAGTTGGAAAAGCTAACACAGCGTATAGGTAGCATGGAACAGAGGCAGGAGAGGTTGCTAAGCTTCCTGGAAAATGCAGTTCAGAATCCTGAGTTTGTCGAACGCCTGTCTCAGAAGCTTGAATCAATGGATTTTTCTGCATATAGTAAAAAGAGGAGACTCCCTGAGGCAAATCATGTACAATCAATTCAAGACAATGTTTTAGTGGACAATCAAAGCAGCTCCAGGCCTGACTTTGGGAGTATGTCTCACCAAGACTTCTGCAATAAGCTTAGGTTGGAGTTATCACCAGCTGTTTCAGATGTCAACTTGCTTTCTCATAGCACCCAAAGCTCCAATGAAGATGGGGTAAGTCCTCAAAGGAGGATCGAGGGCTGGTCAAAAGATGTGCATGTGAGAACTGCAGGCTTTTTATGCCCTCCTGAAACGTTAGAGCTTTCAGACACTGGGGCTTCTTTGAACTTAAATATGGATTCATCTTTGTCCTGTAAAGTGGGACCTGAAAGCCCAAAACTCCATTCCTTGCAACGCAGCCTGACATCAAATGATGAAGGTGATGATCATCTTTCCTGCCTCTTAAATCTCACTCTTGCTTCATCTCCTTTGGAACTCAACCGAGGTCAAAACTTTGATGGGATGCCTCTATCGAGTCAGGAACACTGTACAGTATCAAGGCTGAACGGCAGTGGTGATAAAGTTGTTCATAGGGCTTCCTCAAAGGATAGAACACCTTCTGATGACACTCAGACATTATCTTCCTCACCTGATGTTCATAATAACAAGCAAGGGCCTGCAACGGTGCAGAACAGGGTAAATGATGTCTTCTGGGAACAATTTTTAACTGAAAGACCTGGTTGCTCAGATACTGAAGAGGCCAGCTCTAATTTTAGGGGAAATCCTTATGATGAACAAGAGAGGAAGCCAGTGAAAGGAATAGCCAGAAACACAAAAGGCATGGAGCATCTTACTCTCTAA